In Osmerus eperlanus chromosome 17, fOsmEpe2.1, whole genome shotgun sequence, a single genomic region encodes these proteins:
- the LOC134037865 gene encoding LOW QUALITY PROTEIN: protein arginine N-methyltransferase 8-B-like (The sequence of the model RefSeq protein was modified relative to this genomic sequence to represent the inferred CDS: substituted 1 base at 1 genomic stop codon), whose amino-acid sequence MGLRHSRCLLFRRKMRMQTTRRXHPAPTPVVSLSIQPAPMPKPVPKTHPVACPPHTPPHTPHVAALPTCPGRGKAAKQLNPEEMTSRDYYFDSYAHFGIHEEMLKDEVRTLTYRNAMYHNKHVFKDKVVLDVGSGTGILSMFAANAGARHVYGIECSSISEYSEKIIKSNQLQNVITIFKGKVEEVELPVDKVDIIISEWMGYCLFYESMLNTVIFARDKWLKPGGLMFPDRAALYVVAIEDRQYKDFKIHWWENVYGFDMTCIRNVAIREPLVDMVDPKQVVTNSCLVKEVDIYTVKQEDLSFTSAFCLQIQRNDYVHAMVTYFNIEFSKCHKKTGFTTAPDGPTTHWKQTVFYMEDYLTVKKGEEIFGSITVRPNDKNVRDLEFTFELDFKGQLCEAAISHDYKMR is encoded by the exons CACCCTGCTCCTACCCCTGTCGTCTCCCTGTCTATCCAGCCTGCTCCAATGCCCAAACCGGTGCCTAAGACCCACCCCGTGGCCTGCCCGCCCCACACAccgccccacacaccccacGTGGCTGCCCTTCCCACCTGCCCTGGCCGGGGAAAGGCAGCCAAGCAGCTAAACCCGGAGGAAATGACATCACGAGACTATTACTTTGACTCCTATGCCCACTTCGGGATCCATGAG GAGATGCTGAAGGACGAGGTGCGGACTCTGACCTACCGGAACGCCATGTACCACAACAAGCACGTGTTCAAGGACAAGGTGGTGCTGGACGTGGGCAGCGGGACGGGCATCCTGTCCATGTTCGCTGCCAACGCGGGTGCCCGGCACGTGTACGGG ATTGAGTGTTCAAGCATATCCGAATATTCAGagaaaatcatcaaatccaaCCAGCTCCAGAACG TCATTACGATCTTTaaagggaaggtggaggaagtGGAACTTCCTGTGGACAAAGTGGACATCATCATCTCCGAGTGGATGGGCTACTGTCTTTTCTACGAGTCTATGCTCAACACCGTCATCTTCGCCAGAGACAAGTggctg AAGCCCGGAGGCCTGATGTTTCCTGACAGAGCTGCTCTCTATGTGGTGGCCATCGAAGACAGACAGTACAAGGACTTCAAAATCCACT GGTGGGAGAATGTGTATGGCTTTGACATGACCTGCATCCGTAATGTGGCGATCAGAGAGCCCCTGGTGGACATGGTGGACCCCAAGCAGGTGGTGACAAACTCCTGCCTTGtaaag gAAGTGGACATCTACACGGTGAAGCAGGAGGACCTGTCGTTCACCTCGGCCTTCTGTCTGCAGATCCAGAGGAACGACTACGTCCACGCCATGGTCACGTACTTCAACATTGAGTTCAGCAAGTGTCACAAGAAGACCGGCTTCACCACAG ctcctGATGGCCCCACCACCCACTGGAAGCAGACTGTGTTCTACATGGAGGACTACCTGACCgtgaagaagggagaggagatctTCGGCAGCATCACAGTGAGGCCAAACGACAAGAACGTG CGTGATCTGGAGTTTACGTTTGAGCTGGACTTTAAAGGGCAGCTGTGCGAGGCGGCCATTTCCCACGACTACAAGATGCGCTAA